The proteins below come from a single Scatophagus argus isolate fScaArg1 chromosome 15, fScaArg1.pri, whole genome shotgun sequence genomic window:
- the crlf1a gene encoding cytokine receptor-like factor 1a isoform X1 yields MKTFLDICLIFLTLHTPGVLSLSTHVAVIYPQDPVLRMGSNLTASCWVHSDLGIHASSLFWTLNGQQLPSSLYRVLSPTNLSVTLAGLNASRQTSGDNLVCHNHKGHILAGSCLYVGMPPEKPVNLTCWSRNTKDLTCSWAPGGKGETNISTQYRLKYKLRWYGKEKECEDYTHSQPYSCSITRDLHLFTPYEIWVEASNQLGHATSDVITLDILDVVTTDPPSGVTVSRVGQLEDQLSVRWEAPPALKDFLFQAKYQIRYRLEDSQDWKVMDDVGNQTSCRLAGLRPGTVYFVQVRCNPVGIYGSRKAGIWSEWSHPTAASTPHSERLMSGSCDPKSSGDSNSTLRRELKQFFGWVRKHAYGCSSMSMKLYDQWRVLMQKSHKTRNQILSFNLGSPRG; encoded by the exons ATGTAGCAGTAATCTACCCCCAGGACCCTGTCCTTCGAATGGGGTCCAACCTGACCGCCAGTTGCTGGGTCCACTCCGACCTTGGCATCCACGCCAGCTCTCTGTTCTGGACGCTCAATGGTCAACAGTTGCCCAGCTCCCTGTATCGAGTGCTGAGCCCGACGAACCTCAGTGTGACACTGGCTGGACTCAATGCCTCTAGGCAGACGTCTGGTGACAATCTGGTCTGTCACAACCACAAGGGTCACATCCTGGCGGGCTCCTGCCTCTACGTCGGGA TGCCTCCAGAGAAGCCGGTCAATCTGACCTGCTGGTCCAGGAACACCAAAGACCTGACTTGCAGCTGGGCTCCGGGTGGAAAAGGAGAGACGAACATCAGCACACAGTACAGGCTCAAGTACAAACTCAG ATGGTATGGTAAGGAGAAGGAGTGTGAGGATTACACTCACTCGCAGCCTTACTCCTGCAGCATCACTCGGGACCTACACCTCTTCACGCCCTATGAGATCTGGGTGGAGGCTTCCAACCAGCTGGGCCACGCCACTTCTGATGTTATCACGCTCGACATCCTAGACGTGG tgACCACGGACCCTCCATCAGGTGTGACCGTCAGCCGTGTTGGGCAGTTAGAGGACCAGCTGAGTGTTCGCTGGGAGGCCCCGCCCGCTCTCAAAGACTTCCTGTTTCAGGCCAAATACCAAATCCGCTACAGACTGGAGGACAGCCAAGACTGGAAG GTGATGGATGACGTTGGGAATCAGACATCTTGTAGACTGGCTGGACTGAGACCTGGAACAGTGTACTTTGTCCAG GTTCGCTGTAACCCCGTGGGCATCTATGGCTCTCGCAAAGCTGGGATCTGGAGCGAGTGGAGTCATCCTACTGCTGCATCCACACCCCACAGTG AGCGGTTGATGTCGGGCTCCTGTGACCCAAAGTCCAGCGGGGACTCCAACTCCACCCTGCGGAGGGAGCTGAAGCAGTTCTTCGGCTGGGTGCGGAAACACGCCTACGGCTGCAGCAGCATGTCCATGAAGCTGTATGACCAGTGGAGAGTGCTGATGCAGAAATCCCACAAAACTCGCAACCAG attttgtcttttaatttagGTTCTCCAAGGGGATAA
- the crlf1a gene encoding cytokine receptor-like factor 1a isoform X2 has product MKTFLDICLIFLTLHTPGVLSLSTHVAVIYPQDPVLRMGSNLTASCWVHSDLGIHASSLFWTLNGQQLPSSLYRVLSPTNLSVTLAGLNASRQTSGDNLVCHNHKGHILAGSCLYVGMPPEKPVNLTCWSRNTKDLTCSWAPGGKGETNISTQYRLKYKLRWYGKEKECEDYTHSQPYSCSITRDLHLFTPYEIWVEASNQLGHATSDVITLDILDVVTTDPPSGVTVSRVGQLEDQLSVRWEAPPALKDFLFQAKYQIRYRLEDSQDWKVMDDVGNQTSCRLAGLRPGTVYFVQVRCNPVGIYGSRKAGIWSEWSHPTAASTPHSERLMSGSCDPKSSGDSNSTLRRELKQFFGWVRKHAYGCSSMSMKLYDQWRVLMQKSHKTRNQVLQGDKS; this is encoded by the exons ATGTAGCAGTAATCTACCCCCAGGACCCTGTCCTTCGAATGGGGTCCAACCTGACCGCCAGTTGCTGGGTCCACTCCGACCTTGGCATCCACGCCAGCTCTCTGTTCTGGACGCTCAATGGTCAACAGTTGCCCAGCTCCCTGTATCGAGTGCTGAGCCCGACGAACCTCAGTGTGACACTGGCTGGACTCAATGCCTCTAGGCAGACGTCTGGTGACAATCTGGTCTGTCACAACCACAAGGGTCACATCCTGGCGGGCTCCTGCCTCTACGTCGGGA TGCCTCCAGAGAAGCCGGTCAATCTGACCTGCTGGTCCAGGAACACCAAAGACCTGACTTGCAGCTGGGCTCCGGGTGGAAAAGGAGAGACGAACATCAGCACACAGTACAGGCTCAAGTACAAACTCAG ATGGTATGGTAAGGAGAAGGAGTGTGAGGATTACACTCACTCGCAGCCTTACTCCTGCAGCATCACTCGGGACCTACACCTCTTCACGCCCTATGAGATCTGGGTGGAGGCTTCCAACCAGCTGGGCCACGCCACTTCTGATGTTATCACGCTCGACATCCTAGACGTGG tgACCACGGACCCTCCATCAGGTGTGACCGTCAGCCGTGTTGGGCAGTTAGAGGACCAGCTGAGTGTTCGCTGGGAGGCCCCGCCCGCTCTCAAAGACTTCCTGTTTCAGGCCAAATACCAAATCCGCTACAGACTGGAGGACAGCCAAGACTGGAAG GTGATGGATGACGTTGGGAATCAGACATCTTGTAGACTGGCTGGACTGAGACCTGGAACAGTGTACTTTGTCCAG GTTCGCTGTAACCCCGTGGGCATCTATGGCTCTCGCAAAGCTGGGATCTGGAGCGAGTGGAGTCATCCTACTGCTGCATCCACACCCCACAGTG AGCGGTTGATGTCGGGCTCCTGTGACCCAAAGTCCAGCGGGGACTCCAACTCCACCCTGCGGAGGGAGCTGAAGCAGTTCTTCGGCTGGGTGCGGAAACACGCCTACGGCTGCAGCAGCATGTCCATGAAGCTGTATGACCAGTGGAGAGTGCTGATGCAGAAATCCCACAAAACTCGCAACCAG GTTCTCCAAGGGGATAAATCCTAG
- the crlf1a gene encoding cytokine receptor-like factor 1a isoform X3, producing MKTFLDICLIFLTLHTPGVLSLSTHVAVIYPQDPVLRMGSNLTASCWVHSDLGIHASSLFWTLNGQQLPSSLYRVLSPTNLSVTLAGLNASRQTSGDNLVCHNHKGHILAGSCLYVGMPPEKPVNLTCWSRNTKDLTCSWAPGGKGETNISTQYRLKYKLRWYGKEKECEDYTHSQPYSCSITRDLHLFTPYEIWVEASNQLGHATSDVITLDILDVVTTDPPSGVTVSRVGQLEDQLSVRWEAPPALKDFLFQAKYQIRYRLEDSQDWKVMDDVGNQTSCRLAGLRPGTVYFVQVRCNPVGIYGSRKAGIWSEWSHPTAASTPHSERLMSGSCDPKSSGDSNSTLRRELKQFFGWVRKHAYGCSSMSMKLYDQWRVLMQKSHKTRNQVGSPRG from the exons ATGTAGCAGTAATCTACCCCCAGGACCCTGTCCTTCGAATGGGGTCCAACCTGACCGCCAGTTGCTGGGTCCACTCCGACCTTGGCATCCACGCCAGCTCTCTGTTCTGGACGCTCAATGGTCAACAGTTGCCCAGCTCCCTGTATCGAGTGCTGAGCCCGACGAACCTCAGTGTGACACTGGCTGGACTCAATGCCTCTAGGCAGACGTCTGGTGACAATCTGGTCTGTCACAACCACAAGGGTCACATCCTGGCGGGCTCCTGCCTCTACGTCGGGA TGCCTCCAGAGAAGCCGGTCAATCTGACCTGCTGGTCCAGGAACACCAAAGACCTGACTTGCAGCTGGGCTCCGGGTGGAAAAGGAGAGACGAACATCAGCACACAGTACAGGCTCAAGTACAAACTCAG ATGGTATGGTAAGGAGAAGGAGTGTGAGGATTACACTCACTCGCAGCCTTACTCCTGCAGCATCACTCGGGACCTACACCTCTTCACGCCCTATGAGATCTGGGTGGAGGCTTCCAACCAGCTGGGCCACGCCACTTCTGATGTTATCACGCTCGACATCCTAGACGTGG tgACCACGGACCCTCCATCAGGTGTGACCGTCAGCCGTGTTGGGCAGTTAGAGGACCAGCTGAGTGTTCGCTGGGAGGCCCCGCCCGCTCTCAAAGACTTCCTGTTTCAGGCCAAATACCAAATCCGCTACAGACTGGAGGACAGCCAAGACTGGAAG GTGATGGATGACGTTGGGAATCAGACATCTTGTAGACTGGCTGGACTGAGACCTGGAACAGTGTACTTTGTCCAG GTTCGCTGTAACCCCGTGGGCATCTATGGCTCTCGCAAAGCTGGGATCTGGAGCGAGTGGAGTCATCCTACTGCTGCATCCACACCCCACAGTG AGCGGTTGATGTCGGGCTCCTGTGACCCAAAGTCCAGCGGGGACTCCAACTCCACCCTGCGGAGGGAGCTGAAGCAGTTCTTCGGCTGGGTGCGGAAACACGCCTACGGCTGCAGCAGCATGTCCATGAAGCTGTATGACCAGTGGAGAGTGCTGATGCAGAAATCCCACAAAACTCGCAACCAGGTAG GTTCTCCAAGGGGATAA
- the odf3l2a gene encoding outer dense fiber protein 3-like protein 2a — translation MQEVVKRRPIISARERGPGPGRYALPPTVGYINHDYTKPSSPAYSFHSRMSSAMVSVDSSPGPRYHIDAKVTRFGRMETPSYSILGRGRRIGNKGEKFQTPGPGAYSPEKAPPLNAHHRPPSFTISTRTRYRSVDAVPAPNSYNLPNLLGCQVPNKPSSSRFSFSGRRKVGAPSEDLSMSPGPAKYNSTNPDIYRQRQPSFTMQSRTKKPNYSSANPGPGMYSPEKFNMHLPKPPSYSLGVRHSEFVTPLVVDVVD, via the exons ATGCAGGAGGTGGTGAAGAGAAGGCCGATAATCTCTGCTAGGGAAAGAG GCCCAGGACCTGGACGGTACGCTCTGCCCCCTACAGTTGGATACATCAACCATGACTACACCAAGCCCAGCAGCCCTGCCTACTCCTTCCACAGCCGCATGAGCAGTGCCA tggTCTCTGTGGACTCCAGCCCAGGACCACGGTACCACATTGACGCCAAAGTCACCCGGTTTGGCCGCATGGAAACCCCCTCCTACTCCATTTTGGGCAGAGGGAGGCGCATAGGGAATAAAG GGGAGAAGTTCCAGACTCCTGGTCCGGGAGCCTACAGCCCAGAAAAGGCCCCACCCCTCAACGCTCACCACAGACCGCCGTCCTTCACCATCAGCACCCGCACCAGATACCGTTCTGTGGATGCTGTACCTGCACCCAACAG cTACAATCTTCCTAATCTGCTGGGCTGCCAGGTCCCTAATAAACCCTCCAGTTCCAGATTCAGCTTCTCAGGCCGGAGGAAGGTCGGAGCTCCTTCCGAAGACCTCTCCATGAGCCCGGGACCGGCAAAATACAACAGCACCAACCCGGACATTTACCGCCAGCGCCAACCCTCCTTCACCATGCAGAGCCGGACTAAGAAGCCTAATTATTCCTCTGCTAATCCCGGCCCTGGCATGTACAGCCCAGAGAAGTTTAACATGCACCTCCCCAAACCACCGTCCTACTCTCTGGGTGTCAGACACTCCGAGTTTGTCACTCCACTCGTGGTGGATGTGGTTGACTGA
- the ebi3 gene encoding interleukin-27 subunit beta isoform X2: MGSRGVCVTVILLMCVLGVQALDLLRATATSGPPSPPPPIANVHCWCASYPNLTICSWPELSHSPPTHYIATYRERHRQLDTKQCHLIQPGSSSSFPTAASLSSSQWFWHCRLPNLKLLTDYIINITAVNSGGSSSYLSSFMLEDIVKPDPPVNVRVSPLNKRTLLMKWSPPPTWTNLDILPLKYQILYQWENRGIPKSLGPFESTKVELKGLTPGRPYLFQVCAKELLGLGECSDWSLPVKIIIPRSRL, encoded by the exons ATGGGTagtagaggtgtgtgtgtcactgtgatcCTCCTCATGTGTGTTCTTGGAGTCCAAGCGTTGGACCTACTGAGGGCAACTGCAACATCTGGGC ctccttcacctcctccccccATTGCCAATGTGCATTGCTGGTGTGCGAGTTATCCAAACTTGACCATATGCTCCTGGCCTGAACTTTCTCACTCCCCGCCAACGCACTACATTGCTACCTACAG ggagagacacagacagctgGACACCAAGCAGTGCCATCTCATCCAGCCTGGCTCCTCGTCCTCATTTCCGACTGCAGCATCTCTGTCCTCATCTCAATGG TTTTGGCACTGCCGCCTGCCCAACCTGAAACTCCTCACTGACTACATCATCAACATCACAGCAGTTAATTCTGGCGGGAGCAGCTCCTATCTATCAAGTTTCATGCTGGAGGACATAG tgAAACCAGATCCTCCAGTAAACGTACGGGTTTCCCCTCTTAACAAGAGAACCTTGTTGATGAAGTGGTCCCCTCCCCCTACTTGGACTAACCTGGACATCCTCCCCCTAAAATACCAGATACTGTACCAGTGGGAAAACAGGGGCATCCCGAAATCT CTGGGGCCTTTTGAGAGCACCAAGGTTGAGCTGAAGGGGCTGACACCAGGAAGGCCCTACCTGTTCCAGGTGTGTGCCAAGGAGCTGCTGGGTCTGGGCGAGTGCAGTGACTGGAGCTTGCCTGTAAAAATCATCATACCGAGATCAAGACTGTAG
- the ebi3 gene encoding interleukin-27 subunit beta isoform X1, whose product MGSRGVCVTVILLMCVLGVQALDLLRATATSGPPSPPPPIANVHCWCASYPNLTICSWPELSHSPPTHYIATYRERHRQLDTKQCHLIQPGSSSSFPTAASLSSSQWFWHCRLPNLKLLTDYIINITAVNSGGSSSYLSSFMLEDIVKPDPPVNVRVSPLNKRTLLMKWSPPPTWTNLDILPLKYQILYQWENRGIPKSVSLGPFESTKVELKGLTPGRPYLFQVCAKELLGLGECSDWSLPVKIIIPRSRL is encoded by the exons ATGGGTagtagaggtgtgtgtgtcactgtgatcCTCCTCATGTGTGTTCTTGGAGTCCAAGCGTTGGACCTACTGAGGGCAACTGCAACATCTGGGC ctccttcacctcctccccccATTGCCAATGTGCATTGCTGGTGTGCGAGTTATCCAAACTTGACCATATGCTCCTGGCCTGAACTTTCTCACTCCCCGCCAACGCACTACATTGCTACCTACAG ggagagacacagacagctgGACACCAAGCAGTGCCATCTCATCCAGCCTGGCTCCTCGTCCTCATTTCCGACTGCAGCATCTCTGTCCTCATCTCAATGG TTTTGGCACTGCCGCCTGCCCAACCTGAAACTCCTCACTGACTACATCATCAACATCACAGCAGTTAATTCTGGCGGGAGCAGCTCCTATCTATCAAGTTTCATGCTGGAGGACATAG tgAAACCAGATCCTCCAGTAAACGTACGGGTTTCCCCTCTTAACAAGAGAACCTTGTTGATGAAGTGGTCCCCTCCCCCTACTTGGACTAACCTGGACATCCTCCCCCTAAAATACCAGATACTGTACCAGTGGGAAAACAGGGGCATCCCGAAATCTGTCAGT CTGGGGCCTTTTGAGAGCACCAAGGTTGAGCTGAAGGGGCTGACACCAGGAAGGCCCTACCTGTTCCAGGTGTGTGCCAAGGAGCTGCTGGGTCTGGGCGAGTGCAGTGACTGGAGCTTGCCTGTAAAAATCATCATACCGAGATCAAGACTGTAG
- the LOC124072078 gene encoding rab GTPase-activating protein 1-like isoform X2 yields the protein MMEEVSAMMACDAHVMEQMSEEEILACLVAETEPKFTKENLRLQQASLRLEQENDNLAYRLITSKVALRNALDKAEDRVDELSKELVHVRHRLQATEEEKRGKEEEAAMLKDVLRRELEKAEQEVRRSSGIIADYKQICSQLTDRLERQQAAHREELDSLKTAVRVCSHCQHILDSVEPSTTAQNSAVMEGNGTTEPDQNEESPKETEQKRDFQEKEAFKTQIRELEQELAQTKLQMVEAKCKIQELEHQRGVLTSELQEGKNSWISKAFTSLRTSSGGVLHSVSVPRDGATAVGWNLNAGPLSGWSAKKLAWTHRDNRENV from the exons atgatggaggaggtgTCCGCCATGATGGCCTGTGATGCCCATGTTATGGAGCAGATGAGTGAAGAGGAGATCCTGGCCTGTCTGGTGGCTGAAACGGAGCCTAAATTCACA aAGGAGAACCTTCGGCTGCAGCAGGCCAGCCTCCGTCTGGAGCAGGAGAACGACAACCTCGCCTACAGACTGATCACCAGCAAGGTCGCCCTGAGGAACGCTCTGGACAAG gCAGAGGACAGAGTGGACGAACTTTCCAAAGAACTTGTTCACGTCAGACATCGACTACAGGctacagaagaggagaagagagggaaagaggaggaagctgcTATG CTGAAGGACGTGCTCCGCAGAGAGCTGGAGAAGGCTGAGCAGGAGGTCAGAAGGTCGTCGGGTATTATTGCAGACTACAAACAG ATCTGCTCTCAGCTGACAGACCGTCTGGAGAGGCAGCAGGCCGCCCACAGAGAAGAGCTGGACTCACTCAAG ACTGCGGTGAGGGTTTGCTCTCACTGCCAACACATCTTAGATTCAGTTGAACCATCCACCACAGCTCAGAACTCGGCAGTGATGGAGGGAAACGGAACGACTGAACCAGACCAGAATGAGGAAAGTCCcaaagagacagagcagaagCGGGACTTCCAGGAGAAGGAGGCCTTCAAGACACAGATCAGGGAGCTGGAACAGGAGTTGGCTCAGACCAAACTCCAGATGGTGGAAGCCAAGTGCAAAATCCAG GAGCTGGAGCACCAGAGAGGAGTCCTGACCAGCGAGCTCCAGGAAGGAAAGAACAGCTGGATCAGCAAAGCCTTCACCTCCCTGCGGACCTCCAGCGGAGGGGTGCTTCATAGCGTCAGCGTACCCAGAGATGGAGCTACCGCCGTGGGCTGGAACCTCAACGCTGGCCCCCTCTCAGGGTGGAGCGCCAAGAAACTGGCGTGGACTCACAGAGACAACCGAGAAAACGTCTGA
- the LOC124072078 gene encoding rab GTPase-activating protein 1-like isoform X1 yields MMEEVSAMMACDAHVMEQMSEEEILACLVAETEPKFTVPTKKAKLRESRLQIMDDEEDPLDKYLKENLRLQQASLRLEQENDNLAYRLITSKVALRNALDKAEDRVDELSKELVHVRHRLQATEEEKRGKEEEAAMLKDVLRRELEKAEQEVRRSSGIIADYKQICSQLTDRLERQQAAHREELDSLKTAVRVCSHCQHILDSVEPSTTAQNSAVMEGNGTTEPDQNEESPKETEQKRDFQEKEAFKTQIRELEQELAQTKLQMVEAKCKIQELEHQRGVLTSELQEGKNSWISKAFTSLRTSSGGVLHSVSVPRDGATAVGWNLNAGPLSGWSAKKLAWTHRDNRENV; encoded by the exons atgatggaggaggtgTCCGCCATGATGGCCTGTGATGCCCATGTTATGGAGCAGATGAGTGAAGAGGAGATCCTGGCCTGTCTGGTGGCTGAAACGGAGCCTAAATTCACA GTCCCAACAAAGAAAGCTAAGCTGAGGGAAAGCCGGCTTCAAATAATGGATGATGAAGAAGACCCTTTGGACAAATACCTG aAGGAGAACCTTCGGCTGCAGCAGGCCAGCCTCCGTCTGGAGCAGGAGAACGACAACCTCGCCTACAGACTGATCACCAGCAAGGTCGCCCTGAGGAACGCTCTGGACAAG gCAGAGGACAGAGTGGACGAACTTTCCAAAGAACTTGTTCACGTCAGACATCGACTACAGGctacagaagaggagaagagagggaaagaggaggaagctgcTATG CTGAAGGACGTGCTCCGCAGAGAGCTGGAGAAGGCTGAGCAGGAGGTCAGAAGGTCGTCGGGTATTATTGCAGACTACAAACAG ATCTGCTCTCAGCTGACAGACCGTCTGGAGAGGCAGCAGGCCGCCCACAGAGAAGAGCTGGACTCACTCAAG ACTGCGGTGAGGGTTTGCTCTCACTGCCAACACATCTTAGATTCAGTTGAACCATCCACCACAGCTCAGAACTCGGCAGTGATGGAGGGAAACGGAACGACTGAACCAGACCAGAATGAGGAAAGTCCcaaagagacagagcagaagCGGGACTTCCAGGAGAAGGAGGCCTTCAAGACACAGATCAGGGAGCTGGAACAGGAGTTGGCTCAGACCAAACTCCAGATGGTGGAAGCCAAGTGCAAAATCCAG GAGCTGGAGCACCAGAGAGGAGTCCTGACCAGCGAGCTCCAGGAAGGAAAGAACAGCTGGATCAGCAAAGCCTTCACCTCCCTGCGGACCTCCAGCGGAGGGGTGCTTCATAGCGTCAGCGTACCCAGAGATGGAGCTACCGCCGTGGGCTGGAACCTCAACGCTGGCCCCCTCTCAGGGTGGAGCGCCAAGAAACTGGCGTGGACTCACAGAGACAACCGAGAAAACGTCTGA
- the LOC124072081 gene encoding protein FAM163A-like, giving the protein MSAGTIVISGGILAGVILLCIVAVLCYCRLQYYCCKKNDSEVDMGSVVGADPLSHFPCNACNALAMDGTAINPVSLDQLDSGSHHNHCPTCSPYSHRSGLTDNMRNGGERLGFHTYYENPSVSLPLSANPQGSSPLSYYSPTDMFPPPPRPYSTQV; this is encoded by the exons ATGTCAGCGGGAACTATTGTTATATCCGGAGGAATTCTCGCCGGGGTGATACTGCTGTGCATCGTAGCAGTGCTCTGTTACTGTAGACTCCAG TATTACTGCTGTAAGAAGAATGATTCTGAGGTGGATATGGGCTCTGTGGTGGGAGCGGatcctctctctcactttccctGCAACGCCTGCAACGCCCTCGCCATGGACGGCACAGCCATCAACCCCGTCTCTCTGGATCAGCTGGACTCGGGTTCTCACCACAACCACTGCCCCACCTGTTCCCCGTACTCCCACCGCTCTGGACTCACAGACAACATGCGTAACGGAGGGGAGCGGCTGGGCTTCCACACCTACTACGAGAACCCGTCTGTCTCCCTTCCGCTGTCTGCCAACCCACAGGGCTCTTCGCCTCTGAGTTACTACAGTCCCACGGACATGTTCCCTCCCCCACCACGCCCCTACAGCACCCAGGTCTGA